The Xiphophorus couchianus chromosome 14, X_couchianus-1.0, whole genome shotgun sequence genome includes a region encoding these proteins:
- the cfap184 gene encoding cilia- and flagella-associated protein 184, whose translation MGKRRNASDWLLDSVSRTTRTKRKASPTAELQEPISFRQMKQFFGEFKMEQKNEEKKEFDKIVFSDHDEELSSSRDVKTEPCVEEPATCGPEPARALKTNSERAVSHSQSVIFETDRGDSGRYSGLNLDTPKAESPTTAAESTDDKTVQRVDSLQHLGTQRDEARKLNRQLQTKLAQCFHNTAIDGGQLGRGRPEEEQQREYERSVRVLSELKQQLGAASLAARRQAEELRAQARDKLGKVEAEWEVFLALKRDAALAVLSPRLGTDLARSEVQAVLTAEQHRQNQLTRLRLKHFSLRSRVQRLEAELRGQDPQRVRSERLQASMLERKEEAGREREESRKLQRRICSSLEVLSNVREKLLWSQAEVRAKRQQLAEVEVLVAERRNVLTQTRLERNRLQRANGRLNLRRGLLGDRDLLLDLEQTLDASQLLEKHLEELRLRKAEVTSRCGEGRGKPQSFQGLDP comes from the exons ATGGGAAAGCGCCGGAACGCCTCCGATTGGCTACTGGACTCAGTTTCCAGGACGACGCGAACTAAACGAAAAGCGTCGCCGACTGCGGAACTGCAGGAGCCTATTAGTTTTAGGCAAATGAAACAATTCTTCGGCGAATTTAAAATGGAGCAAAAGAACGAGGAGAAGAAGGAGTTTGATAAAATAGTATTCTCAGATCACGACGAAGAACTTTCTAGCAGCAGGGACGTCAAAACAGAACCCTGTGTTGAAGAACCAGCCACCTGTGGGCCAGAACCCGCACGGGCTCTCAAAACCAACTCTGAGCGCGCGGTGTCACACAGTCAGAGTGTTATTTTTGAGACTGACAGAGGCGACAGTGGCCGATATTCGGGGTTAAACCTCGACACCCCAAAGGCAGAGAGTCCTACTACTGCCGCTGAAAGCACAGACGATAAAACAGTCCAGCGCGTAGACTCCCTCCAACACTTGGGCACACAGAGAGACGAGGCCCGCAAACTAAACAGGCAGCTGCAGACGAAACTGGCGCAATGCTTCCACAACACAGCCATTGATGGGGGCCAGCTGGGGAGAGGCAGGCCGGAGGAGGAGCAGCAACGGGAGTACGAGCGGTCAGTCCGGGTCCTGTCTGAGCTGAAGCAGCAGCTCGGCGCTGCTTCACTGGCGGCCCGGCGGCAGGCGGAGGAGCTCAGGGCACAGGCCCGCGACAAGCTGGGCAAG GTGGAGGCCGAGTGGGAGGTGTTCCTGGCGCTGAAGCGGGATGCTGCGCTGGCGGTGCTGAGCCCCCGCCTGGGGACGGACCTGGCCCGGTCCGAAGTGCAGGCGGTGCTGACGGCGGAGCAGCACCGGCAGAACCAGCTGACCAGGCTGCGTCTGAAGCACTTCTCGCTGAGGTCCAgggtccagaggctggaggcggaGCTCCGTGGCCAGGACCCCCAGCGGGTCCGGTCGGAGCGGCTGCAGGCCAGCATGctggagaggaaggaggaggcgGGAAGGGAGAGAGAAGAATCCCGAAAGCTGCAGAGGAGGATCTGCAGCAGCCTGGAG GTCCTGTCAAACGTCAGGGAGAAGCTGCTCTGGAGCCAGGCGGAGGTCCGGGCCAAGCGGCAGCAGCTGGCCGAGGTGGAGGTCCTGGTGGCGGAGAGGAGGAACGTCCTGACCCAAACCAGGCTGGAGCGGAACCGCCTGCAGCGAGCCAACGGCAGGCTGAACCTGCGCCGCGGGCTGCTGGGGGACAGAGACCTGCTGCTGGACCTGGAGCAGACGCTGGACGCCTCACAGCTTTTAGAGAAAcatctggaggagctgaggctCAGGAAGGCTGAGGTCACCTCCAGGTGTGGAGAGGGAAGGGGCAAACCACAGTCATTTCAGGGCTTAGACCCTTAG
- the tada2b gene encoding transcriptional adapter 2-beta — MADLGKKYCVNCLADVTNLRLRCTDCPDIELCPECFSAGAEIGNHRRWHGYQQVDGGLFSLWGPEAEGGWTSREEQSLLDAIEQYGFGNWEDMAAHVGPSRTPQEVMEHYVTMYIHGNLGKACIPDSIPNRVTDHTCPSGGPLSPSLTTPLPPLDISLAEQQQLGYMPLRDDYEIEYDQDAEKLISGLSVNYDDEDVEIELKRAHVDMYVRKLRERQRRKNIARDYNLVPGFLGRDKKDKEKEKPGGLQVIGGSVPTGGSGACSTAVGPASTTTTGSVPIPSTPKRKITKEEKEQRVRLRALCQFMAHREFEEFFENMHKERVLRAKVRELQRYRRNGIARLEESAEYEAARHKREKRKENKNVVASKRGGSGGAGLGSGLGLGGGGGVTVGLGVGGGIKEESKDGEFATIENLTGFELLSDREKVLCNSLNLSPTRYLTVKTIIIKDHLQKRQGIPAKSRLPGYLDKVLKKRILTFLTESGWISRDAS, encoded by the exons ATGGCGGACCTGGGAAAGAAGTACTGCGTTAACTGCCTCGCAGACGTTACCAACCTGCGGCTCCGCTGCACCGACTGCCCAGATATCGAGCTGTGCCCGGAGTGCTTCTCGGCGGGCGCCGAAATCGGCAACCATCGCAGATGGCACGGCTACCAGCAGGTCGACGGCGGGCTGTTCTCACTGTGGGGTCCAGAGGCAGAGGGAGGATGGACTAGCAGGGAAGAGCAGTCGCTGCTCGATGCCATCGAGCAGTACGGCTTTGGAAACTGG GAGGACATGGCCGCACACGTCGGACCATCCCGAACGCCGCAGGAAGTCATGGAGCATTACGTCACCATGTACATTCACGGTAACCTCGGTAAAGCCTGCATCCCCGACAGTATTCCCAACAGAGTAACTGACCACACTTGCCCAAGCGGGGGTCCCCTATCACCCAGCCTCACCACCCCGTTGCCCCCGTTGGACATAAGCCTGgccgagcagcagcagctcggcTACATGCCTCTGCGCGACGACTACGAAATCGAGTACGACCAGGACGCGGAGAAGCTCATCAGCGGGCTGTCGGTGAACTACGACGACGAGGACGTGGAGATCGAACTAAAACGTGCCCACGTAGACATGTACGTGCGCAAGCTGAGGGAGAGACAGCGGCGCAAGAATATTGCCCGTGACTACAACTTGGTACCTGGGTTTCTTGGCAGAgacaagaaagacaaagagaaagagaagcCCGGAGGGTTGCAGGTCATAGGCGGTTCTGTCCCTACGGGTGGATCGGGAGCGTGCAGCACCGCAGTCGGACCAGCCTCCACCACGACGACGGGGTCCGTCCCCATCCCGAGCACACCCAAAAGAAAGATCACCaaggaggagaaagagcagCGAGTGAGGCTACGGGCGCTCTGCCAGTTCATGGCCCATCGGGAGTTTGAGGAGTTCTTTGAGAATATGCACAAGGAACGGGTGCTGAGGGCCAAGGTGCGCGAGTTGCAGCGCTACCGCCGCAACGGCATCGCGCGCCTGGAGGAGTCCGCCGAGTACGAAGCCGCCCGTCACAAACGGGAGAAGcgcaaggaaaacaaaaacgtgGTGGCCTCCAAACGCGGCGGGTCGGGAGGGGCCGGGCTCGGCTCTGGGTTGGGACTTGGCGGCGGAGGCGGCGTCACGGTGGGGCTCGGGGTTGGAGGTGGGATCAAGGAAGAGAGCAAAGACGGTGAGTTTGCCACCATCGAGAACTTGACGGGGTTTGAGTTGCTGTCGGATCGGGAGAAGGTGCTGTGCAACTCCCTCAACCTGAGCCCAACACGCTACCTGACTGTCAAAACCATCATCATCAAAGACCACCTGCAGAAAAGGCAGGGCATCCCGGCAAAAAGCCGACTGCCCGGCTACCTGGACAAGGTTCTCAAGAAGCGCATTCTCACCTTCCTCACAGAGAGTGGCTGGATATCCAGAGACGCCTCGTAG
- the grpel1 gene encoding grpE protein homolog 1, mitochondrial: protein MASWCVRAVRQSYSVLASPALKRAPVRLLCTATQQNNGPGSEEEAEKTEQSPAEKVLTEEKVQLEEQLKEMTEKYKRALADTENLRTRSQRMVEDAKLYGIQGFCKDLLEVADILEKAMESVPKEEVTSQNPHLKNLYDGLVMTEVQIQKVFTKHGLLKLNPGGQKFDPYEHEALFHAPIEGKEPGTVAVVTKVGYKLHGRTLRPALVGVAKAS, encoded by the exons ATGGCGAGCTGGTGTGTCCGAGCTGTGAGGCAGAGCTACTCCGTGTTAGCGTCCCCTGCGCTGAAGAG AGCACCTGTGCggttgctgtgcactgccacCCAGCAGAATAATGGCCCCGGCTCGGAGGAGGAGGCCGAGAAGACGGAGCAGAGCCCAGCAGAGAAGGTTCTTACCGAGGAGAAGGtccagctggaggagcagctgaaggAGATGACA GAAAAGTATAAGAGAGCTCTAGCAGATACAGAAAACCTGAGGACCAGGAGTCAACGGATGGTGGAGGATGCTAAGTTGTACG GCATTCAGGGCTTCTGTAAGGACCTCCTGGAGGTGGCCGACATCCTGGAGAAGGCCATGGAGAGCGTCCCTAAAGAGGAGGTGACAAGTCAGAACCCTCACCTGAAGAACCTGTATGACGGCCTTGTGATGACCGAGGTCCAGATCCAGAAGGTCTTCACCAAGCACGGCCTGCTCAAGCTCAACCCTGGGGGCCAGAAGTTCGACCCTTACGAGCACGAGGCGCTCTTCCACGCCCCCATAGAGGGCAAGGAGCCCGGGACCGTTGCCGTGGTGACCAAAGTGGGCTATAAGCTGCACGGTCGAACCCTGAGGCCGGCgttggtgggcgtggccaagGCTTCCTAG